From the Anaeromyxobacter dehalogenans 2CP-1 genome, the window ACCTCGAGGCCGCGCGGCGCGAGGGGCTGGTGGCGGTGCTGCAGAAGCCGGTGAACGCCGCCTACCTGGTGGAGCTGCTCGAGGTGGCCCGGCGCGACGGCCTGGCGGTGGTGGTGGAGGACGACCCCCGGCTCGCCGACAACCTCTGCGAGGCGCTGCGCTCGCGCGGCTTCGCCGCGGTGACCGCCGCGTCGGTGCTGGAGACCGAGCGGCTCGGGCCGGTGCAGCCGTTCTGCGCGCTGGTGGACCTGCGCGTGCCCGGCGGTCCCGACGGCGCCGCCATGCAGCGCCTCGCCGCCAAGTACCCCGCCCTGCCCATGATCGTCGTCACCGCCCACCACGACGCCTGGCCGGCGCTCCCGCACCAGGGCTTCTTCCACAAGCCGTTCGACACCGCCTCGCTGCTCGCCGCGGTGGAGCGGCTCCACGGCGCCCGCGCCCCCTCGCCGGTGCCCGCCCCGTGAAGCACGGCGGCGGGCCGCGGCGGCCGCGCGTGCTGGTGGTGGACGACAACGCCAGCCTGGTGGACAACCTCTCCGAGATCCTGGAGGGCGCCGGCTACGCGGTGGCCGGGGCCGGGAGCTGCGCCGCCGCGCTCGCGCTCGCCGAGCAGGGCTTCGACGTGGCGCTGGTGGACCTGAAGCTCCCCGACGGCGACGGCACCGCGCTCGCGCCGCGGCTGAAGGAGCTCTCGCCGAACGGCGAGGTGGTGCTGCTCACCGGGTTCGCCACGCTGGAGTCCGCGGTGGCCGCGGTGCGCGCCGGCGCCTGCGCCTACCTGGTGAAGCCGTGCGCCACGCAGGAGCTGCTGCTGACGGTGGAGCAGGCCATGCGCCAGGTGCGCCTGCACCAGGAGAAGCGCGACCTCGCCAGCCGCGCGCAGATGGCCGAGAAGCTGGCCGCGGTCGGCACCATG encodes:
- a CDS encoding response regulator; translation: MRRYLIVDDNRDFAENLAEILRDAGHEVALAGDGAEALALARGTRFDAILTDMRMPLMGGAELVHELRRVDPGAPAMVITAYVGDNDLEAARREGLVAVLQKPVNAAYLVELLEVARRDGLAVVVEDDPRLADNLCEALRSRGFAAVTAASVLETERLGPVQPFCALVDLRVPGGPDGAAMQRLAAKYPALPMIVVTAHHDAWPALPHQGFFHKPFDTASLLAAVERLHGARAPSPVPAP